One region of Candidatus Zixiibacteriota bacterium genomic DNA includes:
- a CDS encoding DUF1579 family protein, with translation LAFGVLGSGAMAQERAEGSAPFGMPGPPPQMKEVAYLVGEWDVDMRMKMSDTATEFTPTKSTCRYESILDGSALQMTYEGEMMGMMFKGFGLQCFNRETNKWQMTWSDNIGACISFYEGEKKDGVLSVSGIDRYQGMEFLTRISSFNETPTRFEWKMEMSMDGGKTFVTNATAVYTKKK, from the coding sequence CTCGCATTCGGCGTCTTGGGGAGCGGTGCCATGGCGCAAGAGCGGGCTGAGGGAAGCGCGCCTTTTGGTATGCCCGGTCCTCCGCCGCAAATGAAAGAAGTAGCCTATCTTGTAGGTGAATGGGATGTTGATATGAGAATGAAAATGTCCGATACGGCTACGGAGTTCACCCCGACCAAAAGCACCTGCCGTTATGAAAGCATACTTGACGGTTCGGCATTGCAGATGACTTACGAGGGGGAAATGATGGGAATGATGTTTAAGGGGTTTGGACTTCAATGTTTCAATCGCGAAACGAATAAGTGGCAAATGACCTGGAGCGACAATATCGGCGCCTGTATTTCATTTTATGAAGGGGAAAAGAAGGACGGCGTTCTCTCTGTGAGCGGGATTGACCGCTATCAGGGAATGGAATTTTTGACCAGAATCTCCTCTTTCAACGAGACTCCGACCCGTTTCGAGTGGAAAATGGAGATGTCCATGGATGGCGGTAAAACTTTTGTGACCAACGCCACGGCGGTCTATACCAAGAAAAAATAA